The following coding sequences are from one Paenibacillus sp. FSL R5-0912 window:
- a CDS encoding hemolysin family protein, which produces MHTEFDIGSLLLNLLLVLVLVLLNGIFVAAEFSLVKVRQSRLTQLVSEGNKMAGYALKVNKRLDSYLSATQFGITLASLGLGWVGEPAISELLVEPLMYQLGVSDQTLISTVSVIIGFSIITFLHIVLGELAPKSLAIQKTEGSALLLSAPLMFFYNVFLPFIWVLNASANALLRLVGVEPASEAEAAHSEEEIRILMNQSAKSGVIDKDEMKLMDNIFEFSDLLAREVMLPRTDMDVLYSNLPLEDNMRIITETKHSRYPVAFEDKDRIIGFIHITDLLFAPLEQQNDLASLVRPILNVPESMEISHALRLMQKNKAQLTLVVDEYGGTAGLLTAEEILEEIVGDLHDEFEDERPSVERNGEYISVEGRMLIEDVNDLTGVIIEDEEVDSIGGWLFKELEGNPSKGKQVVVGDVTFEVEESTRLRITRINIHRANPPESAEDAEDTEEEKE; this is translated from the coding sequence GTGCATACGGAATTTGACATAGGAAGCTTATTGCTTAATCTTTTGCTCGTTCTGGTGCTCGTATTATTGAATGGAATCTTCGTTGCGGCGGAGTTTTCGCTGGTAAAGGTCAGACAATCACGTCTGACTCAGCTCGTCAGCGAAGGGAACAAAATGGCCGGGTATGCGCTGAAGGTCAATAAAAGACTGGATTCATATCTGTCTGCCACCCAGTTTGGGATTACGCTCGCCTCGCTGGGACTCGGCTGGGTCGGAGAACCGGCGATCTCTGAGCTGCTGGTTGAACCGCTGATGTATCAGCTAGGCGTTTCGGATCAGACCCTGATCTCTACGGTATCTGTGATTATCGGTTTCTCGATTATTACCTTCTTACATATTGTGCTGGGTGAGCTTGCACCGAAGTCCCTGGCGATTCAAAAAACTGAAGGCTCAGCGCTGCTGCTGTCCGCTCCGCTGATGTTCTTCTATAATGTGTTCCTCCCCTTCATCTGGGTGCTGAATGCGTCGGCTAATGCACTGCTGAGGCTGGTGGGGGTTGAACCGGCCAGTGAAGCCGAAGCTGCCCACTCGGAAGAGGAGATCCGTATCCTGATGAATCAGAGTGCGAAGAGCGGGGTTATCGACAAGGACGAGATGAAGCTGATGGACAATATCTTCGAATTCTCCGATCTGTTGGCCCGTGAAGTCATGCTCCCGCGTACGGATATGGATGTACTGTACAGCAATCTCCCGCTGGAGGACAATATGCGGATCATTACAGAAACGAAGCATTCCCGGTATCCGGTAGCCTTCGAGGATAAGGACCGGATTATCGGCTTCATCCATATTACAGATCTCCTCTTCGCACCGCTGGAGCAGCAGAATGACCTGGCTTCACTGGTCCGGCCGATTCTGAATGTGCCGGAATCGATGGAGATCAGCCATGCGCTCCGTCTGATGCAGAAGAACAAAGCCCAACTAACCCTGGTCGTAGATGAATATGGCGGGACTGCGGGACTGCTGACGGCTGAAGAGATCCTAGAGGAGATTGTCGGCGATCTGCATGATGAGTTTGAGGATGAACGCCCCAGTGTGGAGCGCAACGGCGAATACATTTCCGTTGAAGGCCGCATGCTGATCGAAGACGTGAATGATCTTACAGGTGTCATCATCGAAGATGAAGAAGTGGATTCGATTGGCGGCTGGCTATTCAAGGAGCTGGAGGGCAATCCGTCCAAAGGCAAACAGGTAGTGGTCGGCGACGTCACCTTCGAGGTGGAGGAGTCCACCCGGCTGCGGATTACCCGGATTAATATCCACCGGGCGAATCCGCCGGAGTCCGCAGAGGATGCAGAAGATACGGAAGAAGAGAAAGAGTAA
- a CDS encoding spore coat associated protein CotJA: MNSQERVWTPYRGPFDPCPPVPFKTYVVPPNQFINFQPPNLPQFSLPEALKYGTLWPALFSPYESKSKGGK; this comes from the coding sequence TTGAACTCCCAGGAACGTGTATGGACACCGTATAGGGGACCGTTTGATCCCTGTCCGCCGGTGCCGTTCAAGACGTATGTAGTACCGCCGAACCAATTCATTAATTTCCAGCCCCCGAATCTGCCGCAGTTCTCCCTGCCTGAAGCGCTGAAGTACGGAACGCTATGGCCCGCGCTGTTCAGCCCGTATGAGTCCAAGTCCAAAGGAGGGAAGTAG